A DNA window from Candidatus Binatia bacterium contains the following coding sequences:
- the leuB gene encoding 3-isopropylmalate dehydrogenase yields the protein MTGPRIAVLAGDGIGPEVTHAAVRVLRRVRPDVACDEGFAGGAALERGLPALPPETRAICDASDAILFGSVGLPAYEGKPLEQRPEYALFLLRRDYELYANLRPVRVFPGLENASPLRAEIVRGLDLLVVRELTGGIYYGRPKEQRKINGVDEAVDTMIYRAPEIERIARIAFELARTRRKRLTSVDKQNILETSRLWRRIVNEIARDYPDVAVEHLLVDTAAMQLVQRPGEFDVIVTENMFGDILSDEAAILTGSIGTLPSASLGAKGTPGRQFGLYEPIGGTAPDLAGRDAANPTAAILSAAMLLRHSLDDAAGAARIERAVERAYADGARTAELARPGETPLTTRAFTEAIEARL from the coding sequence ATGACAGGGCCGCGCATCGCCGTCCTCGCGGGGGACGGCATCGGTCCCGAGGTCACGCATGCCGCCGTCCGCGTGCTGCGCCGCGTGCGTCCCGACGTTGCGTGCGACGAAGGCTTTGCCGGCGGCGCCGCGCTCGAGCGCGGCCTGCCCGCGCTTCCGCCCGAGACGCGCGCGATCTGCGACGCGAGCGACGCGATTCTCTTCGGCAGCGTCGGGCTTCCCGCATACGAAGGGAAACCGCTCGAGCAGCGCCCGGAGTACGCGCTCTTTCTCTTGCGCCGCGATTACGAGCTCTATGCGAATCTTCGGCCGGTGCGCGTCTTTCCCGGACTCGAGAACGCGTCGCCGTTGCGCGCGGAGATCGTGCGCGGGCTCGATCTGCTCGTCGTGCGCGAGCTAACCGGCGGCATCTACTACGGGCGTCCGAAGGAGCAGCGAAAGATCAACGGCGTCGACGAGGCGGTAGATACGATGATCTACCGCGCGCCGGAGATCGAGCGGATCGCCCGGATCGCGTTCGAACTCGCGCGGACGCGGCGAAAGCGCCTGACCTCGGTGGACAAGCAGAACATCCTCGAGACGTCGCGCCTCTGGCGCAGAATCGTGAACGAGATCGCGCGCGATTATCCCGACGTTGCCGTCGAGCACCTGCTCGTCGACACGGCCGCGATGCAGCTCGTGCAGCGGCCGGGCGAGTTCGACGTGATCGTCACCGAGAACATGTTCGGCGACATCCTCTCCGACGAAGCGGCGATCCTCACCGGCTCGATCGGCACGCTGCCGAGCGCGAGCCTCGGCGCAAAGGGAACGCCGGGACGGCAGTTCGGCCTCTACGAGCCGATCGGCGGAACCGCGCCGGACCTCGCGGGCCGCGACGCCGCGAATCCGACGGCCGCGATCCTCTCCGCCGCGATGCTCTTGCGCCACTCGCTCGACGACGCCGCCGGCGCGGCCCGGATCGAACGCGCGGTCGAGCGCGCGTATGCCGACGGCGCGCGCACGGCGGAACTCGCGCGACCCGGCGAGACCCCGCTGACGACGCGCGCCTTCACCGAGGCGATCGAAGCGCGGCTCTAG
- the sepF gene encoding cell division protein SepF translates to MSVFSKIGSFFSIRDDEDEFYDDEVQNSRVVPLSSAGRRGGVQVSVYSPRSYQDVVEIADSLRNRQVVIVNLQNADRTLLQRVVDFTSGVAYTIDGKIQKLAESIYLVVPAGVSVNAAGLRDSIIADGTFDFLTNRT, encoded by the coding sequence GTGAGCGTGTTCAGCAAGATAGGATCGTTCTTTTCGATCCGCGACGACGAAGACGAATTCTACGACGACGAGGTGCAGAACTCGCGCGTCGTGCCGCTCTCGAGCGCGGGGCGCCGCGGCGGAGTGCAAGTGAGCGTCTACTCTCCGCGCAGCTACCAGGACGTCGTCGAGATCGCCGACTCGCTGCGCAACCGGCAAGTGGTGATCGTCAATTTACAGAACGCCGATCGTACGCTCTTGCAGCGCGTCGTAGATTTCACGTCGGGCGTCGCCTACACGATCGACGGCAAGATTCAGAAGCTCGCCGAGTCGATCTACCTCGTCGTTCCCGCCGGCGTCAGCGTCAACGCGGCGGGCCTGCGCGATTCGATCATCGCGGACGGCACCTTTGATTTCCTGACCAACCGAACGTAG
- a CDS encoding DivIVA domain-containing protein, translating into MEKITPVDIQHKTFKKALQGYDRADVDAFLDEIIETLEDEAQQRAALEAEIADLKERVSHFKAMEESLQNTLVLAQRTADEVKASAHKEADLIREQAKMAGEREIAGYNEAIADVRREHQRSLEASEKTRSELRSLLMTHLALLERGAEQAAGNGETPSAPKAKSEAPKDKEPPKKEPPKDDTTRITVY; encoded by the coding sequence ATGGAAAAGATTACCCCCGTCGACATCCAGCACAAGACCTTCAAAAAGGCGCTGCAGGGCTACGACCGCGCCGACGTCGATGCATTCCTCGACGAGATCATCGAGACGCTCGAAGACGAGGCGCAGCAGCGCGCGGCGCTCGAGGCGGAGATCGCGGATCTCAAAGAGCGCGTGAGTCACTTCAAAGCGATGGAAGAGTCGCTGCAAAACACGCTCGTACTCGCGCAGCGCACGGCCGACGAGGTAAAGGCTTCTGCCCACAAAGAGGCCGATTTGATTCGCGAGCAGGCGAAAATGGCCGGCGAGCGCGAGATCGCCGGCTACAACGAGGCGATCGCCGACGTGCGCCGCGAGCATCAGCGTTCGCTCGAGGCTTCGGAGAAGACGCGCAGCGAGCTGCGCAGCCTTTTGATGACGCACCTCGCGCTGCTCGAGCGCGGCGCGGAACAGGCTGCGGGCAACGGCGAGACGCCGAGCGCGCCGAAGGCAAAGAGCGAGGCTCCGAAGGATAAGGAGCCGCCGAAAAAAGAGCCGCCCAAAGACGACACGACCCGCATCACGGTCTACTAA
- a CDS encoding YggS family pyridoxal phosphate-dependent enzyme: protein MTEVEERYRRLRRAIDDELLRCGRRAAGVTLVGIAKGQAPETIARAIGAGLADVGENYLQEARAAFASLPPVRKHFVGHVQTNKAKAIAGLFDVVQSVDRPEAGVALGKAARETGKELPVLLQLNVSPVERFGCPPADAQRLAETLREQPGLRLDGVMAIGPVTSDRDVILRAFELAAKTFDRIGGSTLSIGMSGDWREALQAGSTMLRIGEALFGPRPAKEVRG from the coding sequence GTGACCGAGGTCGAGGAGCGTTACCGGAGGCTGCGGCGCGCGATCGACGACGAGCTTCTTCGCTGCGGCCGCCGGGCGGCCGGCGTGACCCTCGTCGGCATCGCGAAGGGGCAGGCGCCCGAAACAATCGCGCGCGCGATCGGCGCCGGCCTCGCCGACGTCGGCGAGAACTATCTCCAGGAGGCGCGCGCCGCGTTCGCGTCGCTGCCGCCGGTTCGCAAGCACTTCGTCGGCCACGTGCAGACGAACAAAGCGAAGGCGATCGCCGGGCTCTTCGACGTCGTGCAGAGCGTGGATCGCCCCGAAGCCGGCGTCGCGCTCGGAAAGGCGGCGCGGGAGACCGGCAAAGAGCTGCCGGTGCTGCTGCAGCTCAACGTCTCCCCGGTCGAGCGCTTCGGTTGCCCGCCCGCGGACGCGCAGAGGCTCGCCGAGACGCTCCGGGAGCAGCCCGGCTTGCGCCTCGACGGCGTCATGGCGATCGGGCCGGTGACGAGCGACCGCGACGTAATTCTTCGCGCGTTCGAGCTGGCCGCCAAGACGTTTGACCGCATAGGTGGAAGTACGCTCTCGATCGGCATGTCGGGAGATTGGCGTGAGGCTCTGCAGGCGGGTTCGACGATGTTGCGCATCGGCGAAGCGCTCTTCGGTCCGCGGCCGGCGAAGGAGGTTCGGGGGTGA